The genome window CCCCGCCCTTTTCGTCATCCTCAGAGGGATTTATTTGGGACCGATGGCGCCGGTGGGGCAGACATCCACGCAGGAACCGCAGTCCTTGCACTTTGCCTCATCCACCACGTAGTATTCGCCGTCCATGTAGATTGCGCCTTCGGGGCACTCGGTTTCGCAAGCGCCGCACTGAATGCAATCGTCCTTAGAAATTACGTGAGTCATGACACACTCCTTAAGGTTTGACGTCATCACAGCCCTGCGGCTGTGTTGTTTTCCGCCTGTAGCATACCCGATTTTTGCAGAAAGAGTTCTTGTCAATTGTCACGCGTTTGAGCGTGAAATGTCACGACCTCAGCGCAGGCGCTCGACCATCCACTGCTCAAAAGCGGGCAGGTCCTTCCACGCCAGCGCACAGCGCGCCGCTTTGCCCTCGGGATGTACGCGGGTAAAGCCGGCTTCGTCCACGATGAGCGGCAGGGTGCGCATCTCCAGCAGGTCATCGGCAAAGGCAAGGTACACCGCAACCACATCAAACAGCGTGCTGGACTGGCGTTCGGGATCGATGGGTATCTTCAGCCAGGGCGGCGAGGCGGCACACCACAGGCGCACGTTTTCCATCAGCGCGCGGGTGATGGGGTGGCTGGAATCGCGCACGGCGGCGTAGCGCTCGCCCTGCAGGGTTACCAGCCCGCAGGTGTCCAGCGGGGTGAGGGTAAAACTCAGCCAGTCGGCAGAGAAGACTTTGCGGCTGGCAGGTACGTCCAGTTTGACGTTGTACTCGGCATGGGCTTCCGGAGCGCCGCCGTATCCGCGGTATATACTGCCGTGCATGCCCACAAAGTGCGTCCGCCGGGCGATGGACGGCTCGCGCTCCAGCGCGGCGGCGATGTTGGTCAGCGGTCCAATGGCAAGCAGGGTGACCGGCTCGGGTGCATTCAGGATGGTCTCGATGAGCGCGGCAACGCCGTCGGCATGCACCCTGCCGGGGTAGTCTTCCAGCGCGTAGCCCTGCACCCAGGCTTCCTGCAGGCGTCTGGGCAGGGATTCATCTTCCGCATACACACCCACGCCGACGGGAATATCGCACCTGCCGGAGACCTGCAGGAACTTCGCCAGCAGGCGGGCGCGGTAGGCGGTATCGCCGGTGGCGGAGAGCGCCAGGCGCACATCCACCTCGGGCGAGCGCAGTAAGACTGCCAGCGCCCAGGTGTCGTCAATATCCGTGCCGATGTCGGTGTCCAGAATCAGCGGGATGGGATGGGACATACTTCAATCGTTCAGCGCCTGATACACCAGGTTGGCAAAGGTGTGGTGGAAGGGGATGGTGAATCCCGGCATGTACTGGAGCATGATCATCGCCAGCAGGTCTTCGCTGGGGTCGAGGAAGAACCAGGTATTGGCGGCACCGCCCCAGCCCCAGTTGCCCGGCGAGCACATGTGCCAGTGGCG of Anaerolinea thermophila UNI-1 contains these proteins:
- a CDS encoding DUF362 domain-containing protein, with product MTHVISKDDCIQCGACETECPEGAIYMDGEYYVVDEAKCKDCGSCVDVCPTGAIGPK
- a CDS encoding nucleoside hydrolase, giving the protein MSHPIPLILDTDIGTDIDDTWALAVLLRSPEVDVRLALSATGDTAYRARLLAKFLQVSGRCDIPVGVGVYAEDESLPRRLQEAWVQGYALEDYPGRVHADGVAALIETILNAPEPVTLLAIGPLTNIAAALEREPSIARRTHFVGMHGSIYRGYGGAPEAHAEYNVKLDVPASRKVFSADWLSFTLTPLDTCGLVTLQGERYAAVRDSSHPITRALMENVRLWCAASPPWLKIPIDPERQSSTLFDVVAVYLAFADDLLEMRTLPLIVDEAGFTRVHPEGKAARCALAWKDLPAFEQWMVERLR